Proteins co-encoded in one Setaria viridis chromosome 9, Setaria_viridis_v4.0, whole genome shotgun sequence genomic window:
- the LOC117838568 gene encoding UDP-xylose transporter 1, with amino-acid sequence MSDGAGSRMGVVGALSLSVTSSVAIVICNKYLISTLGFFFATTLTSWHLMVTFFTLYVAQRLRFFEPKPIDTRTVISFGLLNGISIGLLNLCLGFNSVGFYQMTKLAIIPFTIVLETIFLNKKFSQSIKASLMVLLLGVGIASVTDLQLNLLGSIIAVLTIAATCVGQILTNQIQRRLKVSSTQLLYQSSPYQSAVLLVTGPFVDKFLTKRDVFAFNYTVQVVAFIALSCSIAVCVNFSTFLVIGTTSPVTYQVLGHLKTCLVLSFGYIILKDPFSVRNVAGILVAIFGMGLYSYYSVAESRKKTEAAVSLPVAAQMIEKDSAPLLGAKGSPRTENKNEDSFDYMPRTAKSAFTGR; translated from the exons atGTCGGACGGCGCGGGCTCCCGGATGGGCGTCGTCGGCGCGCTGAGCCTATCGGTCACCTCGTCCGTGGCCATCGTCATCTGCAACAAGTACCTCATCAGCACCCTCGGCTTCTTCTTCG CGACAACACTGACGAGCTGGCACCTGATGGTCACCTTCTTCACACTGTATGTCGCACAGCGGCTGCGCTTCTTTGAGCCGAAGCCTATTGACACGCGGACCGTCATCTCATTTGGATTGCTCAATGGCATCTCCATCGGCCTCCTCAACCTCTGCCTCGGATTCAACTCTGTTGGTTTTTACCAG ATGACCAAGCTGGCCATCATACCCTTCACCATAGTCTTGGAAACCATCTTTCTGAACAAGAAGTTCAG CCAGAGCATCAAGGCCTCCCTCATGGTCCTGCTCCTGGGAGTCGGCATCGCGTCGGTCACCGATCTCCAGCTCAATCTCCTTGGCTCCATCATCGCCGTGCTCACCATCGCGGCGACATGCGTCGGACAGATT CTGACCAACCAAATCCAGAGGAGGCTGAAGGTGTCCTCGACGCAGCTGCTGTACCAGTCGTCGCCGTACCAGTCCGCCGTGCTGCTGGTCACCGGCCCGTTCGTCGACAAGTTCCTGACCAAGCGCGACGTCTTCGCCTTCAACTACACCGTCCAAGTCGTG GCGTTCATCGCGCTGTCTTGCTCGATCGCGGTGTGCGTGAACTTCAGCACGTTCCTGGTGATCGGCACGACGTCCCCCGTGACGTACCAGGTGCTGGGCCACCTCAAGACGTGCCTGGTGCTCTCCTTCGGCTACATCATCCTCAAGGACCCTTTCAGCGTCCGCAACGTGGCCGGCATCCTCGTCGCCATCTTCGGCATGGGCCTCTACTCCTACTACTCGGTCGCCGAGAGCCGGAAGAAGACCGAGGCCGCCGTCTCGCTTCCGGTCGCCGCGCAG ATGATTGAGAAGGACTCGGCGCCGCTCCTTGGCGCCAAGGGCTCGCCACGGACGGAGAACAAGAACGAGGATAGCTTCGACTACATGCCGAGGACGGCGAAGAGCGCGTTTACCGGCCGGTGA
- the LOC117838569 gene encoding mitochondrial import inner membrane translocase subunit PAM16 like 2, which yields MAGKLIANLIVMGSTILGRAMLQAYRKALDNANKTGVAHEAINNIRRASKSMTEQEARQILGVSENSTWEEIVQRYDNLFERNAKSGSFYLQSKIHRAKECLETVYQKDKQNEPPT from the exons ATG gctGGGAAGCTTATTGCAAACCTGATTGTCATGGGCTCTACAATTCTAGGAAGAGCTATGCTTCAGGCATATCGTAAAGCACTTGATA ATGCAAATAAAACTGGCGTGGCACATGAGGCAATAAATAATATTCGTAGAGCCAGCAAATCAATGACCGAGCAGGAAGCGAGGCAGATACTGGGTGTATCAGAGAATTCAACGTGGGAAGAGATTGTACAG CGGTATGACAACTTATTTGAAAGAAACGCCAAATCTGGGAGCTTTTACCTCCAATCGAAGATTCACCGGGCCAAGGAGTGCCTAGAAACCGTGTACCAAAAGGACAAGCAAAACGAGCCTCCTACTTGA